A stretch of the Capsicum annuum cultivar UCD-10X-F1 chromosome 10, UCD10Xv1.1, whole genome shotgun sequence genome encodes the following:
- the LOC107844901 gene encoding transcription factor MYB1-like, whose protein sequence is MNSTPILGLRKGSWNEEEDFLLRKCIEKYGEGKWHLVPARAGLNRCRKSCRLRWLNYLRPHIKRGDFDPDEVDLILRLHKLLGNRWSLMAGRLPGRTASDVKNYWNTHLLRKLNATKSNNKYCRANNIITRNEIIRPQPQNFSSAMKNVSWCNNKSITKSTVDKDETDKEIVVNICEKPTAETTSSMDHGIQWWTSLLENCNEIYKTQSLLNGGGNSFQQGQSDGWDDFSLDIDLWDLLD, encoded by the exons ATGAACAGTACTCCGATTTTGGGATTGAGGAAAGGTTCatggaatgaagaagaagattttcttttgagaaaatGCATCGAAAAATATGGTGAAGGAAAGTGGCATCTTGTTCCTGCTAGAGCTG GTCTGAACAGATGCAGGAAGAGTTGTAGGTTGAGGTGGTTGAATTATCTAAGGCCACATATCAAGAGAGGTGACTTCGATCCAGACGAAGTGGATCTCATTCTGAGGCTTCATAAGCTCTTAGGCAACAG ATGGTCACTTATGGCTGGTAGACTTCCGGGAAGGACAGCGAGCGATGTGAAAAATTATTGGAACACTCACCTTCTGAGGAAGTTAAATGCTACTAAATCTAACAATAAGTACTGCAGAGCCAATAATATTATTACTAGGAATGAAATAATAAGACCTCAACCACAGAACTTCTCAAGTGCCATGAAGAATGTTTCGTGGTGCAACAACAAAAGTATTACAAAAAGTACTGTAGATAAAGACGAAACTGACAAAGAAATAGTAGTAAATATTTGTGAAAAGCCAACAGCCGAAACAACGTCGTCGATGGACCATGGAATTCAATGGTGGACAAGTTTACTGGAAAATTGCAATGAAATTTATAAAACACAAAGTTTGTTAAATGGTGGAGGCAACTCCTTCCAACAGGGACAGAGTGATGGTTGGGATGACTTTTCTCTTGATATTGACCTATGGGATCTACTTGATTAG